In Falco cherrug isolate bFalChe1 chromosome 5, bFalChe1.pri, whole genome shotgun sequence, one DNA window encodes the following:
- the MIX23 gene encoding protein MIX23, producing the protein MAAPSGAASCEDFAEFQELLRVMRTIDDRIVHELNTTIPTASFAGKVDAGQTCKELYQSLTDAHTSRERIIKNCIAQTSSVVKTLREEREKAQDDAALLKQLRKEQTKLKLMQSELNVEEVVNDRSWKVFNERCRIHYKPPKSQ; encoded by the exons ATGGCGGCGCCCAGCGGAGCGGCGAGCTGCGAGGACTTCGCCGAGTTCCAG GAGTTGCTCAGGGTGATGAGGACAATCGATGACAGAATCGTCCACGAGTTAAACACTACGATTCCCACAGCGTCCTTTGCGGGGAAGGTGGATGCCGGCCAGACGTGTAAGGAGCTGTACCAGTCT CTGACAGATGCTCACACCAGCAGAGAGAGAATCATCAAAAACTGCATCGCTCAGACTTCCAGCGTAGTGAAAACTCTcagagaagagagggaaaaggcCCAGGATGATGCAGCATTATTAAAGCAACTCAGGAAAGAACAGACAAAG TTGAAATTGATGCAGTCGGAGCTGAATGTTGAAGAAGTGGTAAACGACAGAAGCTGGAAG GTATTTAATGAGCGTTGCCGAATTCACTACAAGCCTCCGAAGAGTCAATGA